The following coding sequences are from one Microbulbifer sp. TB1203 window:
- a CDS encoding amidohydrolase family protein — translation MLRIDAHQHFWQLSRGDYDWLGPELEVLYRDYLPAHLQPLLVDAGVSKTVLVQAAESVEETEFMLRLADGTDFIAGVVGWIDMESENAVDTLDRLARHSAFKGIRPMIQDIADTRWMLKPELESVFTALIERGLTFDALVTPRHLQSLLILLRRYPDLKVVIDHGAKPEIATGRTTEWAEDIARIASETSACCKLSGLMTEAGDNPGFEILMPYMDHLLACFGAHRLMWGSDWPVLELAGNYPQWLTCAEQFVAPLSETQQQAIWAGNAERFYHLQV, via the coding sequence ATGTTACGCATCGATGCGCACCAACACTTCTGGCAGCTGTCGCGGGGTGACTACGATTGGTTGGGGCCGGAACTGGAAGTGTTGTACCGGGACTATCTCCCCGCGCATTTGCAGCCACTGCTGGTCGACGCCGGCGTCAGCAAAACCGTGCTGGTACAAGCAGCGGAAAGCGTCGAGGAAACGGAGTTCATGCTGCGCTTGGCCGACGGCACGGATTTCATAGCCGGCGTCGTGGGCTGGATTGATATGGAGAGCGAGAACGCTGTCGACACGCTCGATCGCCTGGCGAGGCATTCCGCCTTCAAGGGAATTCGCCCGATGATCCAGGACATCGCCGATACCCGGTGGATGCTCAAGCCGGAGCTGGAGTCTGTGTTTACGGCGTTGATTGAACGCGGGCTGACCTTTGATGCACTGGTGACCCCCAGGCATCTGCAATCACTCCTGATCCTGCTGCGGCGCTACCCCGATTTGAAAGTGGTGATCGACCACGGCGCCAAACCGGAAATTGCCACAGGCCGCACGACGGAATGGGCAGAGGATATCGCGCGTATCGCCTCGGAAACGTCGGCCTGCTGCAAGCTGTCCGGCCTGATGACCGAGGCGGGTGACAACCCAGGATTTGAAATATTGATGCCCTATATGGACCACCTGTTGGCGTGTTTCGGCGCGCACCGGTTGATGTGGGGCAGTGATTGGCCGGTGCTGGAACTGGCGGGGAATTACCCTCAGTGGCTGACTTGTGCGGAGCAGTTTGTCGCTCCATTGAGCGAAACGCAGCAGCAAGCCATATGGGCAGGAAATGCCGAGCGATTCTACCATCTGCAAGTGTGA
- a CDS encoding SDR family oxidoreductase, translating to MKTYWEGYNVGQRLLGKTAVITAAAAGIGRACVEAYVAEGATVWAADINEQALEQLQSALPAVRVKVLDVMKGDDIRAFADEVGAIDILFNCAGFVHNGSILDCDEQDWDFSSNLNVKSCYQMIRAFLPSMIDNGGGSIINMASIASSLKAVPNRFAYSTTKAAVIGLSKSIACDFVKQGIRCNAVCPGTVDTPSLQARLNAFDDPVQARKDFENRQPMGRLARAEEIAALLVYLGSDESSYTTGVAHVIDGGWCN from the coding sequence TTGAAGACTTATTGGGAGGGCTATAACGTGGGACAACGTCTACTGGGAAAAACCGCCGTCATTACGGCCGCCGCAGCCGGCATTGGCCGCGCCTGCGTAGAGGCCTATGTGGCCGAAGGGGCTACGGTTTGGGCCGCGGATATCAACGAACAGGCCTTGGAACAACTGCAGTCCGCCCTGCCGGCTGTCAGAGTGAAAGTGCTGGATGTCATGAAAGGTGACGATATCCGCGCGTTTGCCGATGAAGTTGGTGCGATTGATATTCTGTTTAACTGCGCTGGTTTCGTTCACAACGGTAGCATTTTGGATTGTGACGAACAGGACTGGGACTTTTCTTCCAACTTGAATGTCAAATCCTGTTACCAAATGATCCGGGCATTTTTGCCCAGCATGATCGACAACGGCGGCGGTAGCATCATCAACATGGCCTCCATAGCCAGCAGTCTTAAAGCCGTACCCAACCGTTTTGCCTACAGCACCACCAAGGCCGCGGTGATTGGTTTGAGCAAGTCCATCGCCTGCGACTTCGTCAAGCAGGGCATCCGCTGTAATGCGGTTTGCCCCGGCACCGTGGACACCCCGTCATTGCAGGCGCGCCTGAACGCCTTTGATGATCCGGTTCAGGCCCGCAAGGACTTTGAAAACCGACAGCCCATGGGGCGCCTGGCCCGCGCGGAGGAAATTGCGGCGCTCCTGGTATACCTGGGGTCCGATGAATCCAGCTACACCACCGGGGTGGCCCATGTCATTGACGGAGGCTGGTGTAACTGA
- the fucP gene encoding L-fucose:H+ symporter permease, with the protein MTTVEATEARVTSTAEKTELVPGSVLIPFVLVTCCFALWGFANDITNPMVAAFQKIFLTGATEATWIQVAFYGGYGVMAFPAALFIRRFSYKAGILLGLGLYTIGGLLFIPASSIGEFYPFLLAYFVITCGLSFLETTANPYILSMGPAESATRRLNLAQAFNPVGSLIGMYIASQFILARLDARGREARELLPAQEFEAVKAADLEIVSQPYIMIGLVIAVLFVLIALMKMPNHKAAAMTDASLKAIFGRLLRSKKYVEGVVAQMLYVGAQIMCWTFIIHYGTEVFMAEGMMEKDAQILSQQYNIAAMAIFCASRFICTFLLKFIHPGALLMYLAAGGVGLSLGVVLLGGQGGLYCLVGISACMSLMFPTIYGIALKGIDGDDAKFGAAGLIMAIVGGTFLPMLQAGVIDNWNMGFVSAVEASFTLPLLCFVAIAVYGYRTAKIHDASPY; encoded by the coding sequence ATGACCACAGTAGAAGCCACGGAAGCCAGGGTAACGTCAACGGCTGAGAAGACGGAGCTGGTCCCAGGTTCCGTATTGATTCCTTTCGTTCTCGTGACCTGCTGTTTTGCCCTGTGGGGATTCGCCAACGATATCACCAATCCCATGGTGGCGGCGTTCCAGAAAATCTTCCTCACCGGCGCAACCGAGGCGACCTGGATACAGGTGGCGTTTTACGGCGGTTACGGTGTCATGGCTTTTCCGGCAGCGCTGTTTATTCGCCGGTTTTCCTACAAGGCTGGCATTCTCCTGGGACTCGGGCTGTATACCATCGGGGGCCTGCTGTTTATTCCCGCCAGTTCGATCGGGGAGTTTTATCCCTTCCTGTTGGCCTATTTCGTGATTACCTGCGGCCTGTCATTTCTGGAGACCACCGCCAATCCCTATATCCTGTCCATGGGGCCGGCAGAGAGCGCCACCCGCCGCCTGAATCTGGCCCAGGCGTTCAATCCCGTTGGTTCGCTGATCGGTATGTATATCGCCTCGCAGTTCATCCTGGCCAGGCTGGACGCACGTGGCAGGGAAGCACGGGAGCTTCTGCCCGCGCAGGAGTTTGAGGCCGTAAAAGCCGCCGACCTCGAAATCGTCAGCCAGCCTTATATCATGATAGGACTTGTGATTGCGGTGTTGTTCGTGCTGATCGCATTGATGAAAATGCCGAATCACAAAGCGGCTGCAATGACGGACGCGAGCCTGAAGGCGATCTTCGGGCGCCTGCTGCGATCGAAAAAATACGTCGAAGGCGTGGTGGCGCAAATGCTTTACGTGGGCGCTCAGATCATGTGCTGGACCTTTATTATCCACTACGGCACGGAAGTATTCATGGCCGAGGGGATGATGGAAAAGGACGCCCAGATATTGTCCCAGCAATACAATATCGCCGCCATGGCGATTTTCTGTGCCAGTCGTTTTATCTGCACCTTCCTGTTGAAGTTTATTCACCCGGGCGCGCTGCTGATGTACCTGGCCGCGGGTGGGGTAGGCCTGTCGCTGGGAGTCGTCTTGCTCGGAGGGCAGGGCGGACTTTACTGCCTGGTGGGCATTTCCGCCTGCATGTCGCTGATGTTCCCCACCATCTATGGAATCGCCCTGAAAGGCATTGACGGGGACGATGCCAAATTCGGCGCGGCCGGTCTGATTATGGCCATTGTGGGCGGGACCTTCCTGCCCATGTTGCAGGCCGGAGTGATTGACAATTGGAATATGGGCTTTGTCAGCGCGGTGGAAGCCTCATTTACACTGCCCTTATTATGCTTCGTGGCGATCGCCGTCTATGGCTACAGAACGGCGAAAATTCACGATGCCAGCCCGTACTGA
- a CDS encoding fumarylacetoacetate hydrolase family protein, with translation MKLLRFGDVGQEKPGMLDAQGNVRDLSGHIKDINAEFLSSEMFARVQDLDPSSLPPVEGDPRIAEPVSGVGKFICVGLNYADHARESGMEVPPEPVLFMKATSAITGPFDQVQLPPGSQKSDWEVELGVVIGREAKYVSEADAMDYVAGFCVVNDLSEREYQLERQGQWVKGKGCDTFAPIGPYLVTPEDAGDVENAGIWLELNGERVQDGTTATMVYKVPFLVHYISQFMSLQPGDIISTGTPPGVGLGMNPPQFLKEGDVMRLGIDNLGVQQQSVIRYGK, from the coding sequence ATGAAATTATTGCGTTTTGGTGATGTGGGACAGGAAAAGCCCGGCATGCTGGATGCCCAAGGCAATGTCCGCGATCTGTCGGGCCACATCAAGGATATCAATGCTGAATTCCTCAGCAGCGAAATGTTTGCCCGCGTACAGGATCTGGACCCCTCCAGCCTGCCGCCGGTGGAAGGTGACCCTCGCATTGCCGAACCGGTTTCCGGTGTGGGGAAATTTATCTGTGTGGGCCTGAATTACGCCGATCACGCCCGCGAGTCCGGCATGGAAGTGCCGCCCGAGCCCGTATTGTTTATGAAAGCCACCTCCGCCATCACCGGTCCCTTCGATCAGGTTCAGCTTCCACCCGGGTCACAGAAAAGTGACTGGGAAGTGGAGCTGGGTGTGGTGATCGGCCGGGAAGCCAAATACGTGTCCGAAGCCGACGCCATGGATTATGTGGCCGGGTTCTGTGTCGTCAATGACCTCTCCGAGCGGGAGTATCAGCTTGAACGGCAGGGCCAGTGGGTGAAGGGCAAGGGGTGTGACACATTCGCCCCCATAGGCCCCTACCTGGTGACGCCGGAAGACGCCGGTGATGTGGAAAATGCGGGTATCTGGTTGGAGCTGAATGGCGAGCGGGTCCAGGACGGCACCACTGCCACCATGGTGTACAAGGTGCCTTTCCTGGTGCACTACATCAGTCAGTTTATGAGCCTGCAACCTGGTGACATTATCAGCACCGGCACGCCGCCGGGAGTGGGCCTGGGTATGAATCCGCCCCAATTCCTGAAGGAAGGCGATGTAATGCGTCTGGGAATCGACAATCTGGGTGTACAACAACAGAGCGTGATTCGCTACGGCAAATAA